One Microcebus murinus isolate Inina chromosome 10, M.murinus_Inina_mat1.0, whole genome shotgun sequence DNA segment encodes these proteins:
- the TEF gene encoding thyrotroph embryonic factor isoform X3 codes for MDMPEVLKSLLEHSLPWPEKRTDKEKGKEKLEEDEAAAASTMAVSASLMPPIWDKTIPYDGESFHLEYMDLDEFLLENGIPASPTHLAQNLLLPVAELEGKESASSSTASPPSSSTAIFQPSETVSSTESSLEKERETPSPIDPNCVEVDVNFNPDPADLVLSSVPGGELFNPRKHKFAEEDLKPQPMIKKAKKVFVPDEQKDEKYWTRRKKNNVAAKRSRDARRLKENQITIRAAFLEKENTALRTEVAELRKEFPHLSDGSSSCPAYIEEGQISTQKQQHR; via the exons ataaggaaaaggggaaagaaaaactggaggaggatgaggcagcagcTGCCAGCACCATGGCCGTCTCAGCCTCCCTCATGCCACCCATCTGGGACAAGACCATCCCATACGACGGCGAGTCTTTCCACCTGGAGTACATGGACCTGGACGAGTTCCTGCTAGAGAATGGCATccctgccagccccacccacctGGCCCAGAACCTGCTGCTTCCTGTGGCTGAGCTAGAAGGAAAGGAATCTGCCAGCTCTTCCACAGCGTCCCCGCCATCCTCCTCCACTGCCATCTTTCAGCCCTCTGAAACTGTGTCCAGCACAG AATCTTCCctggaaaaggagagggagactCCCAGTCCCATTGACCCCAACTGTGTGGAGGTGGATGTGAACTTCAATCCTGACCCTGCTGACCTGGTTCTCTCCAGTGTGCCAGGTGGGGAGCTCTTCAACCCTCGGAAGCACAAGTTTGCAGAGGAGGACCTGAAGCCCCAGCCCATGATCAAAAAGGCCAAGAAGGTCTTTGTCCCCGATGAGCAGAAG GATGAAAAGTACTGGACAAGACGCAAGAAGAACAATGTGGCTGCTAAACGGTCGCGGGATGCCCGGCGCCTGAAAGAAAATCAGATCACCATCCGGGCGGCCTTCCTGGAGAAGGAGAACACAGCCCTGCGGACGGAGGTGGCCGAGCTACGCAAGGAG tttcctcatctatcagATGGAAGTAGTTCCTGCCCTGCTTATATTGAAGAAGGACAAATATCAACCCAAAAGCAACAGCACAGATAA
- the TEF gene encoding thyrotroph embryonic factor isoform X4 has product MDMPEVLKSLLEHSLPWPEKRTDKEKGKEKLEEDEAAAASTMAVSASLMPPIWDKTIPYDGESFHLEYMDLDEFLLENGIPASPTHLAQNLLLPVAELEGKESASSSTASPPSSSTAIFQPSETVSSTESSLEKERETPSPIDPNCVEVDVNFNPDPADLVLSSVPGGELFNPRKHKFAEEDLKPQPMIKKAKKVFVPDEQKDEKYWTRRKKNNVAAKRSRDARRLKENQITIRAAFLEKENTALRTEVAELRKEVGKCKTIVSKYETKYGPL; this is encoded by the exons ataaggaaaaggggaaagaaaaactggaggaggatgaggcagcagcTGCCAGCACCATGGCCGTCTCAGCCTCCCTCATGCCACCCATCTGGGACAAGACCATCCCATACGACGGCGAGTCTTTCCACCTGGAGTACATGGACCTGGACGAGTTCCTGCTAGAGAATGGCATccctgccagccccacccacctGGCCCAGAACCTGCTGCTTCCTGTGGCTGAGCTAGAAGGAAAGGAATCTGCCAGCTCTTCCACAGCGTCCCCGCCATCCTCCTCCACTGCCATCTTTCAGCCCTCTGAAACTGTGTCCAGCACAG AATCTTCCctggaaaaggagagggagactCCCAGTCCCATTGACCCCAACTGTGTGGAGGTGGATGTGAACTTCAATCCTGACCCTGCTGACCTGGTTCTCTCCAGTGTGCCAGGTGGGGAGCTCTTCAACCCTCGGAAGCACAAGTTTGCAGAGGAGGACCTGAAGCCCCAGCCCATGATCAAAAAGGCCAAGAAGGTCTTTGTCCCCGATGAGCAGAAG GATGAAAAGTACTGGACAAGACGCAAGAAGAACAATGTGGCTGCTAAACGGTCGCGGGATGCCCGGCGCCTGAAAGAAAATCAGATCACCATCCGGGCGGCCTTCCTGGAGAAGGAGAACACAGCCCTGCGGACGGAGGTGGCCGAGCTACGCAAGGAGGTGGGCAAGTGCAAGACCATTGTGTCCAAGTACGAGACCAAGTACGGGCCCTTGTAA